A single window of Rhodococcus jostii RHA1 DNA harbors:
- a CDS encoding cytochrome b: MTADPTARPLRFAPTVRLLHWAMAVMVIAQLLVGAVMVTTLDHYHLLRAVHVPLGAAILLLVIVRIGNRLVCRTPAPPATMGPVERRVATASEYLLYGLLVIQPLTGWAMLSAGGNPITLYQHLHLPTLLAPDPTVYAVLRRAHTAFAYLLFFTFTAHMTAVLFHVLVLTDRLLDRMAPWRTRRESSPTASRPAPARIVDDVAAEQD, translated from the coding sequence ATGACCGCTGACCCGACCGCCCGCCCGCTCCGGTTCGCGCCGACCGTCCGGTTGCTGCACTGGGCGATGGCGGTCATGGTGATTGCACAACTGCTCGTCGGCGCCGTCATGGTGACGACACTCGACCACTACCATCTGCTGCGCGCGGTGCACGTCCCGTTGGGCGCCGCGATCCTCCTCCTGGTCATCGTCCGCATCGGCAACCGGCTGGTGTGCCGCACGCCCGCACCACCCGCCACCATGGGACCGGTCGAGCGCCGGGTCGCAACCGCGTCGGAGTACCTGCTGTACGGGCTGCTCGTGATCCAGCCACTCACCGGGTGGGCCATGCTCTCGGCCGGTGGCAACCCGATCACCCTTTACCAGCATCTGCACCTGCCCACCCTGCTTGCACCCGATCCCACCGTCTACGCGGTACTGAGGCGGGCTCACACCGCATTCGCCTACCTGCTGTTCTTCACCTTCACCGCACACATGACCGCCGTCCTCTTCCATGTACTGGTCCTGACGGACAGGCTCCTCGACCGGATGGCGCCCTGGCGCACTCGCCGAGAGTCTTCGCCTACCGCTTCCCGACCGGCACCGGCGCGGATCGTCGATGACGTTGCTGCAGAGCAGGATTGA
- a CDS encoding catalase family peroxidase — translation MDDATTPPVQAPRPAVSRRSALLGLAAVGAIAAVDVGGFLCAAGTLDADALTPARLTDRFEEVAGHHDGFRRNHAKGVGATGYFTATGAGSIVSTASVFRAGRIPVTGRFSLSGGNPSTPDADDTVRGLGLAFDLPDGEQWRTAMINTPVFPDRTPDGFYERLLASKTDPATGKPDPDRMAAFLSRHPETAAAMNFIRQHPPTSGFDNSTFYGLNAFHCTNDAGVMVPVRWTLVPEQPARSPGLPPLGRDHLFDTLTAAVSRATLRWRMLLTIGQPGDRTDDATRPWPPTRQVLDVGTVTIEAVRTEAPHNARDLNFDPLILPTGIAPSDDPLLSARSAVYTESFTRRSGEPEPPAPVDVDGVRDDR, via the coding sequence ATGGATGACGCCACCACACCCCCGGTTCAGGCGCCGCGCCCCGCGGTCAGTCGCCGCAGTGCGCTGCTCGGCCTGGCCGCGGTGGGCGCCATTGCGGCAGTGGACGTCGGCGGGTTCCTCTGCGCGGCGGGGACACTGGACGCCGACGCGCTGACCCCGGCACGGCTGACCGACCGGTTCGAGGAGGTCGCCGGGCATCACGACGGATTCCGGCGCAATCACGCCAAAGGAGTCGGCGCGACCGGATATTTCACCGCCACCGGCGCCGGGTCCATAGTCTCCACCGCCAGCGTTTTCCGGGCCGGACGCATCCCGGTGACCGGCCGGTTCTCACTCTCGGGTGGGAATCCGTCCACTCCGGATGCCGACGACACGGTCCGGGGGCTTGGGTTGGCGTTCGACCTCCCCGATGGCGAGCAGTGGCGCACCGCGATGATCAACACCCCGGTGTTCCCCGACCGGACACCCGACGGCTTCTACGAGCGGTTGCTCGCCTCGAAAACGGACCCGGCCACCGGCAAACCCGATCCGGATCGCATGGCGGCGTTTCTGTCCCGCCATCCCGAGACCGCGGCGGCGATGAACTTCATCCGACAGCATCCACCGACCTCCGGGTTCGACAACAGCACCTTCTACGGTCTCAACGCCTTCCATTGCACCAACGACGCCGGAGTCATGGTTCCGGTTCGGTGGACACTGGTCCCCGAGCAACCGGCCCGCTCCCCCGGCCTCCCGCCGCTGGGGCGCGACCATCTCTTCGACACACTCACCGCGGCAGTCTCGCGTGCGACGTTGCGGTGGCGGATGCTGCTCACCATCGGCCAGCCGGGCGATCGGACCGACGACGCCACCCGGCCGTGGCCGCCGACCCGGCAGGTCCTCGACGTCGGCACAGTGACCATCGAGGCGGTCCGGACCGAAGCGCCGCACAACGCGCGGGACCTCAACTTCGATCCGCTCATCCTCCCCACGGGTATCGCACCCTCGGACGATCCCCTGCTCAGCGCCCGCTCCGCGGTCTACACCGAATCGTTCACCCGCCGGTCCGGGGAGCCCGAACCGCCGGCCCCCGTCGACGTGGATGGGGTGCGCGATGACCGCTGA
- a CDS encoding COG4315 family predicted lipoprotein — protein MLKKSILAAAGAGATIALMSACGAATDDAQRPMPPSASAAGQVELGTRDTALGTVLTDGDGFTLYRFDEDTPGTIRCTGPCAEIWPPTLGAPQPDATLSARAGATTRPDGTEQITYDGHPLYRFAKDTAPGQTGGDGVKGTWHVVTVDSAHG, from the coding sequence ATGCTGAAGAAGTCGATTCTTGCGGCGGCCGGCGCCGGCGCCACGATCGCGCTGATGTCGGCGTGCGGCGCCGCCACCGACGACGCCCAGCGCCCGATGCCGCCGTCAGCCTCCGCCGCCGGGCAGGTGGAACTCGGCACCCGGGACACCGCCCTCGGTACGGTGCTCACCGACGGAGACGGTTTCACGCTCTACCGATTCGACGAGGACACCCCGGGCACCATCCGGTGCACCGGCCCCTGCGCCGAGATCTGGCCTCCCACGCTCGGAGCACCCCAGCCCGACGCCACCCTCTCCGCCCGCGCGGGTGCCACGACGCGGCCGGACGGAACCGAGCAGATCACCTACGACGGCCACCCGCTGTACCGTTTCGCGAAAGACACCGCCCCCGGGCAGACGGGCGGCGACGGCGTCAAGGGAACCTGGCACGTGGTGACGGTCGACTCCGCCCATGGATGA
- a CDS encoding zf-HC2 domain-containing protein yields the protein MVITDRCQQMRTMLGMYALGRLDDSETITLRAHLDGCPGCRTELRLLTPVAAALSAADPDRITEPAPRPSSTLPDAIFGAVDRERGRKPYHRIAVAAAAVVIAVGLVAGGFFLRGGTPTAPPGQPVAFTVLAAGVDASARVENRAWGTGISLDVAGLPQGRTYNVWLQRSDGSRMNAGSFIAGGDKTMSMQLAVGLPMSDATMLGVSAPGDDRTLLQAPLRS from the coding sequence ATGGTGATTACTGACCGCTGCCAGCAGATGCGCACCATGCTGGGGATGTACGCGCTCGGTCGCCTCGACGACAGCGAGACGATCACGCTTCGCGCCCACCTGGACGGCTGCCCGGGGTGCCGCACCGAGTTGCGTCTGCTGACGCCGGTGGCGGCTGCTCTGTCGGCGGCGGACCCGGACCGGATCACCGAACCTGCACCCCGGCCGTCGTCGACGCTGCCCGACGCGATCTTCGGGGCGGTCGACCGCGAACGCGGGCGGAAGCCGTACCACCGGATCGCGGTCGCCGCCGCGGCCGTCGTGATCGCCGTCGGCCTGGTGGCCGGCGGGTTCTTCCTGCGCGGGGGCACCCCGACGGCCCCGCCCGGGCAGCCGGTGGCCTTCACGGTCCTCGCCGCAGGTGTGGATGCCTCCGCGCGGGTGGAGAACAGGGCGTGGGGAACCGGAATCAGCCTCGACGTCGCCGGACTCCCGCAGGGCCGCACCTACAACGTCTGGCTCCAACGCTCCGACGGAAGTCGCATGAATGCCGGCAGTTTCATCGCCGGCGGCGACAAGACGATGTCGATGCAGTTGGCGGTGGGGCTGCCGATGTCGGATGCGACGATGCTCGGAGTGAGCGCCCCGGGCGATGACCGGACCCTGCTGCAAGCGCCCCTGCGGTCCTGA
- a CDS encoding zinc ribbon domain-containing protein, producing MADTGFTALRQFSFTTRPYLAVDDATGAPIGLDDLDVRVGWMLDLISGAEAHLLSRLWQPATFDVLVAGCDSRGRKLPMQGHVAAARLGWTPHYPDGVYVPSRVTRVVTAQAVGTLRALAYRDTAITALSARFDPATGRIAAPTTAAEYVPCGYARGVVRQLTARSHRTAGVAAERLRITDVQAPPQTSAMARLSAADRQLAHITVTDAVMTLTVTLPTTPAPEGRAQWRRVRVTAAIPPHLHARPISEWHLPTLHLDHRGLLLRCAANEAVPVADMRSGTTAVGVDWSPSTLGAAAVATETPDGLVSDYRGFTYDDRGLGAKLARLQTEGQMLHRKAARLTRLAATAPPEVRAELEAKIAVLDEHRTAVGAKRGKINRELAFHFARQATDYAVDAQAQLIAVEDLTTLETRGHGHVNNNRAAQSARRQAVVALAHTAAEVGITVVSVPARGSSALCPGCDEPLARPGGYHDAWCTRCKVGGNRDHIAGVNLAKRALLGKNNVTPRRGQLPAIRVAEHAPVRQCRHKKSPTPRRPRHRRVRHSLPIAPQRMGVTPKQHVPAPQASVWDTVKPVPPHGDAGSRDTRPSPTPATQVVDSVRST from the coding sequence ATGGCCGATACCGGATTCACTGCGCTGCGGCAGTTCTCGTTCACCACCCGCCCCTACCTGGCTGTCGATGACGCGACCGGTGCGCCGATCGGGCTCGACGACCTCGACGTTCGTGTCGGGTGGATGCTCGACCTGATCTCGGGCGCCGAAGCTCACCTGCTGTCGCGGCTGTGGCAACCGGCCACCTTCGATGTCCTGGTCGCCGGATGTGACAGCCGAGGCCGAAAACTCCCGATGCAAGGTCATGTCGCTGCTGCGCGTCTCGGCTGGACCCCGCACTACCCGGACGGTGTCTACGTCCCGTCGCGTGTCACGCGGGTGGTGACCGCGCAGGCAGTAGGCACTTTGCGGGCTCTGGCATACCGAGACACCGCGATCACCGCACTGTCGGCCCGGTTCGACCCGGCCACCGGCCGCATCGCCGCACCCACTACTGCTGCGGAGTACGTCCCGTGCGGATACGCCCGAGGTGTGGTGCGGCAGCTCACCGCGCGCTCACACCGCACCGCCGGCGTGGCCGCGGAGCGCCTGCGGATCACCGACGTGCAAGCACCACCCCAGACCTCGGCGATGGCTCGGCTTTCCGCAGCGGATCGACAACTCGCACACATCACCGTCACCGACGCCGTCATGACGTTGACCGTCACACTACCCACCACTCCCGCCCCGGAAGGACGCGCGCAGTGGCGACGAGTCCGGGTGACCGCCGCGATCCCACCGCACCTGCACGCGCGGCCGATCAGCGAGTGGCATCTCCCGACCCTTCATCTCGACCACCGAGGTCTGCTGTTGCGGTGCGCTGCCAACGAAGCAGTCCCCGTCGCGGATATGAGATCGGGAACGACGGCGGTGGGCGTGGACTGGTCCCCGTCCACACTCGGTGCTGCTGCCGTCGCCACCGAAACCCCGGATGGTCTGGTCTCGGACTATCGGGGTTTCACGTACGACGACCGCGGCCTCGGGGCGAAGCTGGCCCGCCTACAGACCGAAGGGCAGATGCTGCACCGCAAAGCTGCTCGCTTGACACGGCTGGCCGCCACCGCCCCACCGGAGGTCCGCGCCGAGCTGGAGGCGAAGATCGCCGTCCTCGACGAGCACCGCACCGCGGTGGGTGCCAAGCGGGGGAAGATCAACCGGGAACTGGCGTTCCACTTCGCCCGCCAGGCCACCGACTACGCCGTCGACGCCCAGGCACAGCTGATCGCGGTGGAAGATCTCACCACCCTCGAGACCCGCGGACACGGACACGTCAACAACAACCGGGCCGCGCAGTCCGCCCGCCGCCAAGCCGTGGTCGCCCTCGCCCACACCGCCGCGGAGGTCGGCATCACCGTGGTCTCGGTGCCCGCCCGAGGATCGTCCGCATTGTGTCCGGGCTGCGACGAACCACTTGCACGCCCCGGCGGCTACCACGACGCGTGGTGTACTCGCTGCAAGGTCGGCGGCAACCGCGACCACATCGCCGGGGTGAACCTGGCCAAACGCGCGCTCCTCGGCAAGAACAACGTCACCCCCCGGCGTGGGCAGTTGCCCGCGATCCGGGTCGCCGAGCACGCGCCGGTGCGCCAGTGCCGCCACAAGAAAAGTCCCACACCGCGTCGGCCGCGACACCGCCGGGTCCGCCACAGCCTGCCGATCGCACCACAGCGGATGGGGGTGACTCCGAAACAGCATGTTCCTGCACCACAAGCGTCGGTGTGGGACACGGTCAAACCCGTACCGCCGCACGGTGATGCGGGTAGCCGTGACACACGTCCATCTCCCACGCCCGCCACGCAAGTGGTAGATAGTGTGAGATCTACGTAG
- a CDS encoding sigma-70 family RNA polymerase sigma factor, translating into MRLRIVRTRGGQSEGGLDDETVLRAAYDEHGRELFALAYRSLGDRGRAEEAVQETFLRAWRRADRYDPRRATLRTWLYAICRNVVIDAIRARAARPELADAAPPELPAPERPLEQLLVGLEMEEALRRLSDQHRCVLVEIHLRDRPAAEVAAQLGIPVGTVRSRVYYALKALRLVLEEMGWHGDY; encoded by the coding sequence GTGCGGCTTCGTATCGTGCGCACACGCGGGGGCCAGTCCGAGGGCGGCTTGGATGACGAGACGGTGTTGCGGGCCGCCTACGACGAACACGGGAGGGAACTGTTCGCCCTCGCCTACCGGTCCCTCGGAGACCGGGGCCGCGCGGAGGAGGCGGTGCAGGAGACGTTTCTGCGGGCGTGGCGGCGCGCGGACCGGTACGACCCGCGGCGCGCTACGCTCCGGACCTGGCTGTATGCGATCTGCCGCAACGTGGTGATCGACGCGATCCGGGCTCGTGCCGCCCGACCCGAGCTGGCCGACGCCGCACCACCCGAGCTGCCCGCACCCGAGCGTCCCCTCGAACAACTGCTGGTGGGGCTCGAGATGGAGGAGGCGCTGCGGCGGCTGTCCGATCAGCACCGCTGCGTCCTGGTCGAGATTCACCTGCGCGACCGGCCCGCCGCCGAGGTCGCCGCACAGCTCGGCATTCCCGTGGGCACCGTCCGCAGTCGTGTGTACTACGCGCTGAAGGCTCTCCGACTCGTACTCGAAGAAATGGGGTGGCATGGTGATTACTGA
- a CDS encoding NAD(P)/FAD-dependent oxidoreductase has product MEPKLGLSPYHDAIRIAGVFELPARDERVPERRIRRLVDRVHPYLAGWTPDTKVEIRSGRAGLRPATPDSLPFIGPVPGHRGLYLAAGHGMLGVTLAPATAEGIADMVTTRRILEAMLPFQLAGRI; this is encoded by the coding sequence ATGGAACCCAAGCTGGGACTGAGCCCGTACCACGACGCGATACGCATCGCCGGCGTATTCGAACTACCTGCCCGCGACGAACGGGTCCCCGAGCGACGGATCCGACGCCTCGTGGACCGGGTACACCCGTACTTGGCAGGATGGACCCCCGACACGAAGGTCGAAATTCGGTCCGGTAGAGCCGGATTACGACCCGCCACACCCGACAGCTTGCCGTTCATCGGCCCGGTTCCCGGTCACCGCGGCCTCTACCTTGCCGCCGGCCACGGCATGTTGGGTGTCACGCTGGCACCTGCCACAGCTGAGGGGATCGCCGACATGGTTACCACCCGTCGAATCCTGGAAGCGATGCTTCCTTTCCAGTTGGCAGGACGCATCTGA
- a CDS encoding class I SAM-dependent methyltransferase, whose amino-acid sequence MRTDGDSWDIVSSVGLTALGVATFRALETVRPDALIQDDYARWFVEAAGEPHFTGLLADPSLLGDMRFSGFMGSRTRFFDEFFSSATGAGVSQAVILAAGLDARAYRLDWPTGTTVFEVDQPQVLEFKAEVLADHGATAKADRRPVAVDLRDDWPAALEAAGFDPGKPTAWSVEGLLAYLPGAAHDALFERIDELSSPGSHVAVDNFAEGTDMQRFDAIRAKYFAENPFGDIDIAELFYGDERADPVQWLTGHGWSVRRSTSLELAAAYGRPVPDLPEELVDLSERSTYLTAVK is encoded by the coding sequence ATGCGAACCGATGGAGACAGTTGGGACATCGTCAGTAGCGTGGGCCTGACCGCGTTGGGAGTGGCGACATTTCGGGCGTTGGAGACAGTGCGCCCCGACGCGTTGATTCAGGACGACTACGCGCGGTGGTTCGTCGAAGCGGCGGGTGAACCGCATTTCACCGGGCTGTTGGCCGACCCGTCGTTGCTCGGGGACATGCGGTTCTCGGGCTTCATGGGTTCTCGGACCAGATTCTTTGATGAGTTCTTCTCGTCAGCCACGGGCGCGGGGGTTTCGCAGGCGGTGATCCTCGCGGCCGGGTTGGACGCCCGGGCGTATCGCTTGGACTGGCCGACCGGTACGACGGTCTTCGAGGTCGATCAACCACAGGTGCTGGAATTCAAAGCGGAGGTCCTCGCCGATCATGGGGCTACGGCGAAGGCTGATCGTCGCCCGGTGGCCGTCGATCTTCGAGACGACTGGCCTGCCGCCCTCGAAGCCGCAGGCTTCGACCCCGGTAAGCCGACCGCGTGGTCGGTGGAGGGGCTGCTGGCTTACCTCCCCGGCGCAGCGCACGATGCGCTGTTCGAGCGGATCGACGAGCTTTCCAGCCCGGGTAGCCACGTTGCCGTGGACAACTTCGCGGAGGGAACCGATATGCAACGCTTCGACGCCATCAGGGCGAAGTATTTCGCCGAGAATCCGTTCGGCGACATCGACATCGCCGAACTGTTCTACGGTGACGAGCGGGCCGATCCGGTGCAGTGGTTGACCGGGCACGGCTGGTCGGTGCGGCGGTCCACTTCGCTCGAGTTGGCGGCTGCCTACGGCCGGCCGGTTCCGGATCTCCCCGAAGAACTTGTCGATCTGTCGGAGCGGTCCACGTACCTGACGGCGGTCAAGTAA
- a CDS encoding amidohydrolase family protein encodes MTVEDTTVTVFRDVRPFGGAARDLIAVNGILAQSIPDGAAVDYVDGLGKTAVPTLVDAHIHPDKTAWGEPWYSRRTAHAIEELVAGDVELHHAQPPVADRALRLMSHAATLGTRAMRAHVDVAPAYGLAGVEAVATARDALRHAMDVQIVAFPQHGVDRTPGAAGLLEVAAESGLIDVIGGIDPAGFDHTPGGTGRDPRQLDIVFGIAKRHELPIDIHLHDTGETGAATLTDIAQRTRAAGLQGRVTVSHAFAVAELSCHSLESTADLLAEADIALTTAALSATTALPFRHLSQRGVRVGLGSDGVRDNWSPFGNADMLHRAWLLGWALDARLDADLEACYTLAADGGAAVMGLPRADLQPGSPADFMLLDGECVPQIVVDVPRRDTVVRAGRVVARDGLLL; translated from the coding sequence ATGACCGTCGAAGACACCACCGTCACCGTCTTCCGCGACGTCCGCCCCTTCGGCGGCGCGGCGAGAGACCTGATCGCCGTGAACGGCATACTGGCACAGAGTATTCCCGACGGAGCCGCCGTCGACTACGTCGACGGCCTCGGGAAGACCGCCGTGCCGACCCTGGTCGACGCCCACATCCATCCGGACAAAACCGCGTGGGGCGAGCCGTGGTACAGCAGGCGGACCGCGCACGCGATCGAGGAACTCGTTGCCGGCGACGTCGAACTCCACCACGCCCAACCACCCGTCGCGGACCGAGCCCTCCGGCTGATGTCGCACGCCGCCACCCTCGGGACACGAGCGATGCGGGCGCACGTGGACGTTGCGCCCGCGTACGGGCTCGCCGGGGTGGAAGCGGTGGCCACCGCCCGGGATGCCCTGCGCCACGCGATGGACGTCCAGATCGTCGCATTCCCACAGCACGGTGTCGACCGGACCCCGGGCGCCGCGGGACTGCTCGAGGTGGCCGCCGAGAGCGGGCTGATCGACGTGATCGGTGGCATCGACCCCGCCGGTTTCGACCACACCCCCGGCGGAACGGGACGAGACCCCCGCCAACTCGACATCGTCTTCGGGATCGCCAAAAGACACGAATTGCCGATCGACATCCACCTCCACGACACCGGCGAGACGGGTGCCGCGACTCTCACCGACATCGCCCAGCGCACCAGAGCGGCCGGCTTGCAGGGCCGGGTCACGGTCAGCCACGCCTTCGCCGTAGCTGAATTGTCTTGCCACTCACTGGAGTCGACGGCGGACCTGCTGGCGGAGGCGGACATCGCACTGACGACGGCAGCGCTGTCCGCGACAACGGCATTGCCCTTCCGCCACCTGTCGCAGCGCGGTGTCCGAGTCGGGCTCGGGTCGGACGGCGTTCGCGACAACTGGAGCCCATTCGGTAACGCGGACATGCTGCACCGCGCGTGGCTGCTCGGCTGGGCACTCGACGCACGCCTCGACGCGGACCTCGAGGCGTGTTACACGCTCGCCGCCGACGGCGGTGCTGCCGTCATGGGGCTACCGCGGGCCGACCTGCAACCGGGTTCGCCTGCCGACTTCATGTTGCTGGACGGAGAATGCGTGCCGCAGATCGTCGTCGACGTCCCCCGTCGAGACACGGTGGTGCGGGCAGGCCGGGTCGTGGCTCGCGACGGCCTGCTCCTCTGA
- a CDS encoding APC family permease: protein MITDRNVSQAEAPAQKTADGRLAAGRIGTFDLVFFVVAAAAPLTVLAGVAPFAIGIGGAGAPLAYLIAGALLTLFAAGFTAMSLYVRNAGAFYAYVARGLGRSLGVGIAYIAVMSYNLITPGVAAAFGYFAAGTIRSATGADVPWWVLSGVCVAAVGVLGWLKVTLSAKVLGVALILEVASLLVMNAGILGERGLAALDVKSFDPGTLATGGVAGMFVLVIGAFTGFEATAIYAEEARDPKRTVPRATYIAVGFLALFYAGGVWLIMGAFGTDTAVAMAGSAAGPDLTFEAGGLFVGAWLADTMHALIIVSAFAAALAFHNAAARYLFALGREGLLPRFLGRVSARHGSPSGAVIAQTGFSAVIVLAGAASAVDPYSVVFLWTNSIGVLGIMAMQAFAALAVYAFFRRDRRGLSAARVVWAPLISCAGLTVLTVLAIVHFDLLTGRSGFVNVLLLAPLPIVAAAGLYVALRIRRSDPARYASLTSVDVERDRETR, encoded by the coding sequence GTGATCACTGACCGAAACGTCTCCCAAGCCGAGGCCCCCGCGCAGAAGACCGCCGACGGCCGGCTCGCCGCCGGTCGAATCGGTACGTTCGACCTCGTTTTCTTCGTTGTCGCCGCCGCTGCCCCGCTGACCGTGCTGGCGGGAGTCGCGCCCTTTGCGATCGGGATCGGAGGAGCCGGTGCCCCGCTCGCCTACCTGATCGCGGGTGCGCTGCTCACGCTGTTCGCGGCCGGCTTCACCGCGATGAGTCTCTATGTGCGCAACGCCGGCGCCTTCTACGCCTACGTCGCGCGGGGCCTCGGCCGCAGCCTCGGCGTCGGAATCGCATACATCGCCGTCATGTCTTACAACCTCATCACACCGGGGGTCGCCGCCGCCTTCGGCTACTTCGCGGCCGGGACTATCCGCAGTGCGACGGGCGCCGACGTCCCGTGGTGGGTGTTGTCGGGCGTCTGTGTTGCCGCCGTCGGTGTGCTCGGCTGGCTGAAGGTCACACTCAGCGCCAAGGTTCTCGGTGTCGCCCTGATCCTGGAGGTGGCGTCGCTGCTCGTCATGAATGCGGGCATCCTCGGCGAACGCGGGTTGGCCGCACTCGATGTGAAGTCCTTCGATCCGGGCACGCTCGCGACCGGAGGGGTGGCCGGGATGTTCGTTCTGGTGATCGGCGCATTCACCGGTTTCGAGGCGACGGCGATCTACGCGGAAGAGGCACGTGATCCGAAGCGGACGGTCCCGCGCGCCACCTACATTGCCGTCGGGTTCCTCGCACTGTTCTACGCCGGCGGGGTGTGGCTGATCATGGGCGCCTTCGGCACCGACACCGCGGTCGCGATGGCCGGTTCGGCGGCGGGGCCCGATCTCACCTTCGAGGCGGGTGGACTGTTCGTCGGTGCGTGGCTGGCCGACACCATGCACGCTCTCATCATCGTCAGCGCGTTCGCCGCGGCTCTGGCCTTCCACAATGCCGCCGCCCGTTACCTCTTCGCCCTCGGCCGGGAGGGGCTCCTGCCGCGGTTCCTGGGAAGGGTGTCTGCGCGCCACGGCTCACCGAGTGGCGCCGTGATCGCGCAGACCGGCTTCAGCGCGGTGATCGTCCTCGCCGGCGCTGCGTCCGCGGTGGATCCGTACTCGGTGGTGTTCTTGTGGACCAACAGCATCGGCGTCCTCGGCATCATGGCGATGCAGGCATTCGCCGCACTCGCGGTGTACGCCTTCTTCCGCCGCGACCGGCGGGGTCTGTCGGCGGCAAGAGTGGTGTGGGCGCCGCTGATCTCCTGTGCCGGACTCACAGTTCTCACCGTGCTCGCGATCGTGCACTTCGACCTGCTGACGGGACGCTCCGGGTTCGTCAACGTCCTTCTGCTCGCACCGTTGCCGATTGTCGCGGCGGCGGGCCTGTACGTCGCCCTGCGCATCCGCCGCAGCGATCCGGCACGCTACGCATCACTCACCAGCGTCGACGTGGAACGGGACCGAGAAACACGATGA